The following coding sequences lie in one Diceros bicornis minor isolate mBicDic1 chromosome 33, mDicBic1.mat.cur, whole genome shotgun sequence genomic window:
- the YTHDF3 gene encoding YTH domain-containing family protein 3 isoform X3, which translates to MFYLDLTLLHRAEDTGEESFSVQNGSIHQKDAVNDDDFEPYLSSQTNQSNSYPPMSDPYMPSYYAPSIGFPYSLGEAAWSTAGDQPMPYLTTYGQMSNGEHHYIPDGVFSQPGALGNTPPFLGQHGFNFFPGNADFSTWGTSGSQGQSTQSSAYSSSYGYPPSSLGRAITDGQAGFGNDTLSKVPGISSIEQGMTGLKIGGDLTAAVTKTVGTALSSSGMTSIATNSVPPVSSAAPKPTSWAAIARKPAKPQPKLKPKGNVGIGGSAVPPPPIKHNMNIGTWDEKGSVVKAPPTQPVLPPQTIIQQPQPLIQPPPLVQSQLPQQQPQPPQPQQQQGPQPQAQPHQVQPQQQQLQNRWVAPRNRGAGFNQNNGAGGENFGLGVVPVSASPSSVEVHPVLEKLKAINNYNPKDFDWNLKNGRVFIIKSYSEDDIHRSIKYSIWCSTEHGNKRLDAAYRSLNGKGPLYLLFSVNGSGHFCGVAEMKSVVDYNAYAGVWSQDKWKGKFEVKWIFVKDVPNNQLRHIRLENNDNKPVTNSRDTQEVPLEKAKQVLKIIATFKHTTSIFDDFAHYEKRQEEEEAMRRCVSIHPLKDGWIVSSFWKITSPSRYVPNRSFQVPQKTCKNVLRNTIDDVKLGERTTKTNAPKERGNSVSRR; encoded by the exons agtAACAGCTATCCACCAATGTCAGATCCATACATGCCTAGTTACTATGCTCCATCCATTGGATTTCCGTATTCTCTTGGGGAAGCAGCATGGTCCACAGCTGGAGACCAACCTATGCCATATCTGACAACTTATGGACAAATGAGTAATGGAGAACATCATTATATACCAGATGGTGTGTTTAGTCAACCTGGGGCATTAGGAAATACCCCTCCATTTCTTGGTCAACATGGATTTAACTTTTTTCCTGGTAATGCTGATTTCTCTACATGGGGGACAAGTGGATCTCAGGGACAATCAACACAAAGTTCTGCTTATAGTAGCAGTTATGGCTATCCACCTAGTTCTCTTGGGAGAGCTATTACTGATGGACAggctggatttggcaatgatacTTTGAGTAAGGTGCCTGGCATTAGCAGTATTGAGCAAGGCATGACTGGACTGAAAATTGGTGGTGACCTGACAGCTGCAGTAACAAAAACTGTAGGTACAGCCTTGAGCAGCAGTGGTATGACTAGCATTGCAACCAATAGTGTGCCCCCGGTTAGCAGTGCAGCACCTAAACCAACCTCCTGGGCTGCCATTGCCAGAAAGCCTGCCAAACCTCAGCCGAAACTTAAACCCAAGGGCAATGTGGGAATTGGGGGTTCTGCTGTTCCACCACCTCCTATAAAACACAATATGAATATTGGAACTTGGGATGAAAAGGGGTCAGTGGTAAAGGCTCCGCCAACCCAACCAGTTCTGCCTCCTCAGACTATAATCCAGCAGCCTCAGCCATTAATTCAACCACCACCATTGGTGCAAAGCCAACTGCCTCAACAGCAGCCTCAGCCACCACAACCACAGCAGCAACAAGGACCTCAGCCACAGGCTCAGCCTCACCAAGTGCAGCCCCAACAGCAACAGCTGCAGAATCGCTGGGTGGCTCCTCGGAACAGGGGAGCTGGCTTCAACCAGAACAATGGAGCGGGCGGTGAAAACTTTGGTTTAGGTGTTGTTCCTGTCAGCGCTTCACCTTCTAGTGTCGAAGTGCATCCAGTGCTTGAAAAGCTAAAGGCCATAAACAACTATAATCCCAAAGACTTCGACTGGAACCTGAAGAATGGACGTGTGTTTATAATTAAAAGCTATTCTGAGGATGACATACACCGTTCCATTAAGTACTCTATCTGGTGTAGTACTGAGCATGGTAATAAGCGTTTGGATGCAGCTTACCGTTCCCTGAATGGGAAAGGCCCACTCTATTTACTCTTCAGTGTGAATGGCAGTGGACATTTTTGTGGAGTGGCTGAAATGAAGTCTGTTGTGGACTATAATGCATATGCTGGTGTCTGGTCTCAGGATAAGTGGAAGGGCAAATTTGAAGTTAAATGGATCTTTGTCAAAGATGTTCCCAATAACCAATTACGGCATATTCGCTTagaaaataatgacaacaaaCCAGTTACCAATTCAAGGGACACTCAAGAGGTACCCCTAGAAAAAGCTAAGCAAGTGCTTAAAATAATTGCTACTTTCAAGCATACCACCTCAATCTTTGATGACTTTGCACATTATGAAAAGCGTCAAGAAGAGGAGGAAGCCATGCGTAGG tgtgtatccattcatccattgaaggacggctggattgtttccagtttttggaagat CACTTCTCCTTCGAGATATGTACCTAACAGAAGCTTCCAAGTACCGCAGAAGACATGCAAGAATGTTCTTAGGAACACAATCGATGATG TCAAGCTTGGTGAAAGAACAACCAAGACAAACGCACCAAAAGAAAGAGGTAATTCAGTGAGcagaagataa
- the YTHDF3 gene encoding YTH domain-containing family protein 3 isoform X7 has product MSDPYMPSYYAPSIGFPYSLGEAAWSTAGDQPMPYLTTYGQMSNGEHHYIPDGVFSQPGALGNTPPFLGQHGFNFFPGNADFSTWGTSGSQGQSTQSSAYSSSYGYPPSSLGRAITDGQAGFGNDTLSKVPGISSIEQGMTGLKIGGDLTAAVTKTVGTALSSSGMTSIATNSVPPVSSAAPKPTSWAAIARKPAKPQPKLKPKGNVGIGGSAVPPPPIKHNMNIGTWDEKGSVVKAPPTQPVLPPQTIIQQPQPLIQPPPLVQSQLPQQQPQPPQPQQQQGPQPQAQPHQVQPQQQQLQNRWVAPRNRGAGFNQNNGAGGENFGLGVVPVSASPSSVEVHPVLEKLKAINNYNPKDFDWNLKNGRVFIIKSYSEDDIHRSIKYSIWCSTEHGNKRLDAAYRSLNGKGPLYLLFSVNGSGHFCGVAEMKSVVDYNAYAGVWSQDKWKGKFEVKWIFVKDVPNNQLRHIRLENNDNKPVTNSRDTQEVPLEKAKQVLKIIATFKHTTSIFDDFAHYEKRQEEEEAMRRCVSIHPLKDGWIVSSFWKMKRIIQISTSPSRYVPNRSFQVPQKTCKNVLRNTIDDVKLGERTTKTNAPKERGNSVSRR; this is encoded by the exons ATGTCAGATCCATACATGCCTAGTTACTATGCTCCATCCATTGGATTTCCGTATTCTCTTGGGGAAGCAGCATGGTCCACAGCTGGAGACCAACCTATGCCATATCTGACAACTTATGGACAAATGAGTAATGGAGAACATCATTATATACCAGATGGTGTGTTTAGTCAACCTGGGGCATTAGGAAATACCCCTCCATTTCTTGGTCAACATGGATTTAACTTTTTTCCTGGTAATGCTGATTTCTCTACATGGGGGACAAGTGGATCTCAGGGACAATCAACACAAAGTTCTGCTTATAGTAGCAGTTATGGCTATCCACCTAGTTCTCTTGGGAGAGCTATTACTGATGGACAggctggatttggcaatgatacTTTGAGTAAGGTGCCTGGCATTAGCAGTATTGAGCAAGGCATGACTGGACTGAAAATTGGTGGTGACCTGACAGCTGCAGTAACAAAAACTGTAGGTACAGCCTTGAGCAGCAGTGGTATGACTAGCATTGCAACCAATAGTGTGCCCCCGGTTAGCAGTGCAGCACCTAAACCAACCTCCTGGGCTGCCATTGCCAGAAAGCCTGCCAAACCTCAGCCGAAACTTAAACCCAAGGGCAATGTGGGAATTGGGGGTTCTGCTGTTCCACCACCTCCTATAAAACACAATATGAATATTGGAACTTGGGATGAAAAGGGGTCAGTGGTAAAGGCTCCGCCAACCCAACCAGTTCTGCCTCCTCAGACTATAATCCAGCAGCCTCAGCCATTAATTCAACCACCACCATTGGTGCAAAGCCAACTGCCTCAACAGCAGCCTCAGCCACCACAACCACAGCAGCAACAAGGACCTCAGCCACAGGCTCAGCCTCACCAAGTGCAGCCCCAACAGCAACAGCTGCAGAATCGCTGGGTGGCTCCTCGGAACAGGGGAGCTGGCTTCAACCAGAACAATGGAGCGGGCGGTGAAAACTTTGGTTTAGGTGTTGTTCCTGTCAGCGCTTCACCTTCTAGTGTCGAAGTGCATCCAGTGCTTGAAAAGCTAAAGGCCATAAACAACTATAATCCCAAAGACTTCGACTGGAACCTGAAGAATGGACGTGTGTTTATAATTAAAAGCTATTCTGAGGATGACATACACCGTTCCATTAAGTACTCTATCTGGTGTAGTACTGAGCATGGTAATAAGCGTTTGGATGCAGCTTACCGTTCCCTGAATGGGAAAGGCCCACTCTATTTACTCTTCAGTGTGAATGGCAGTGGACATTTTTGTGGAGTGGCTGAAATGAAGTCTGTTGTGGACTATAATGCATATGCTGGTGTCTGGTCTCAGGATAAGTGGAAGGGCAAATTTGAAGTTAAATGGATCTTTGTCAAAGATGTTCCCAATAACCAATTACGGCATATTCGCTTagaaaataatgacaacaaaCCAGTTACCAATTCAAGGGACACTCAAGAGGTACCCCTAGAAAAAGCTAAGCAAGTGCTTAAAATAATTGCTACTTTCAAGCATACCACCTCAATCTTTGATGACTTTGCACATTATGAAAAGCGTCAAGAAGAGGAGGAAGCCATGCGTAGG tgtgtatccattcatccattgaaggacggctggattgtttccagtttttggaagat GAAGAGGATCATTCAGATAAG CACTTCTCCTTCGAGATATGTACCTAACAGAAGCTTCCAAGTACCGCAGAAGACATGCAAGAATGTTCTTAGGAACACAATCGATGATG TCAAGCTTGGTGAAAGAACAACCAAGACAAACGCACCAAAAGAAAGAGGTAATTCAGTGAGcagaagataa